A single Micromonospora sp. CCTCC AA 2012012 DNA region contains:
- a CDS encoding LysR family transcriptional regulator has product MDLDRVTAFVVAAERMNFTVAAEELGLAQPSLSARIRALEADLGVELFSRRRRQVALTPAGHEFLRHARALLALAQEAVRATRRAAHPGDLDRLVITTLAAGVDELKAGAVLALGRELPTLRVSLTGASFLDHVSAVRDGRAQAGYLWPPYTPAAVAGLHLEPVRCWPRVVALPAGHPLAARPDLAVADLAEEPQVPLPDGVDPLFLRTWRLVPEPRIGAGEPIADVAALLQAVAAGVGCCPVPALLTSTAAVPGVVFVPLRDAPTATLALAWRSDLPDAVDTALRRVARATP; this is encoded by the coding sequence GTGGACCTGGACCGGGTGACGGCGTTCGTCGTCGCGGCCGAGCGGATGAACTTCACCGTGGCCGCCGAGGAACTCGGCCTGGCCCAGCCGTCGCTCTCCGCCCGGATCCGCGCGCTCGAGGCCGACCTCGGCGTGGAGCTGTTCTCCCGGCGGCGGCGTCAGGTCGCGCTCACCCCCGCCGGGCACGAGTTCCTCCGCCATGCCCGCGCCCTGCTGGCCCTGGCGCAGGAGGCGGTCCGGGCGACCCGCCGGGCGGCCCACCCCGGCGACCTCGACCGGCTGGTGATCACCACCCTCGCCGCCGGGGTCGACGAGCTGAAGGCCGGTGCCGTGCTCGCGCTCGGCCGGGAACTGCCCACGCTGCGGGTGAGCCTGACCGGGGCGTCGTTCCTCGATCACGTGTCCGCCGTCCGGGACGGCCGCGCGCAGGCCGGTTACCTCTGGCCGCCGTACACCCCGGCCGCCGTCGCGGGCCTGCACCTGGAACCCGTCCGATGCTGGCCGCGGGTGGTCGCCCTGCCGGCCGGCCACCCGCTCGCCGCGCGGCCGGACCTCGCCGTGGCCGACCTGGCGGAGGAACCGCAGGTGCCGCTCCCGGACGGCGTCGATCCGCTGTTCCTGCGGACGTGGCGACTGGTGCCCGAGCCGCGGATCGGCGCGGGGGAGCCGATCGCCGACGTCGCGGCGCTGTTGCAGGCCGTCGCCGCCGGGGTCGGCTGCTGCCCGGTGCCGGCGCTGCTCACCAGCACGGCAGCCGTGCCGGGCGTGGTCTTCGTCCCGCTGCGGGACGCGCCCACGGCCACGCTGGCGCTGGCCTGGCGGTCCGACCTGCCCGACGCGGTGGACACGGCCCTGCGGCGGGTCGCCCGCGCGACGCCCTGA
- a CDS encoding SDR family oxidoreductase has product MTAPVLVTGATGNVGGAVARALGAAGIPVRVAGPDLDALHQRFPGVPAVRLDFGDPRTFDPALAGAEGLFLLRPPQIARVGPTLNALVDAAVRHGVGHVVFSSVTGADTNVVVPHHRVETHLRGSGLPYTILRPGFFAQNLADAYRRDIREDDRIYLPAGRGRAAFVDTRDLGDVAAVVLADPTTHAGAGYTLTGAEALDFDEVAAVLTETLGRPVRYQPASVAGYLRHLRRRDAPLVQALVQTVLHTGLRRGQAERIDPMLPRLLGRPPRTLRQYVQEHRDLWR; this is encoded by the coding sequence ATGACGGCCCCGGTGCTGGTCACCGGCGCGACCGGAAACGTCGGCGGCGCCGTCGCCCGCGCACTGGGCGCGGCCGGCATCCCGGTACGGGTCGCCGGCCCGGACCTCGACGCGCTGCACCAACGGTTCCCCGGCGTCCCCGCCGTACGTCTGGACTTCGGTGACCCCCGCACGTTCGACCCGGCCCTGGCCGGTGCCGAGGGGTTGTTCCTGCTGCGTCCGCCGCAGATCGCCCGCGTCGGGCCGACCCTCAACGCGCTGGTCGACGCCGCCGTCCGGCACGGCGTCGGGCACGTGGTGTTCTCCTCCGTCACCGGCGCGGACACCAACGTCGTGGTCCCGCACCACCGGGTGGAGACCCACCTGCGGGGTTCCGGGCTGCCGTACACGATCCTGCGGCCGGGGTTCTTCGCGCAGAACCTGGCCGACGCCTACCGGCGGGACATCCGCGAGGACGACCGGATCTACCTTCCCGCGGGGCGCGGACGGGCCGCCTTCGTCGACACCCGGGACCTGGGGGACGTCGCGGCCGTCGTCCTCGCCGATCCCACCACCCACGCCGGGGCCGGCTACACCCTGACCGGTGCCGAGGCACTCGACTTCGACGAGGTGGCGGCGGTGCTCACCGAGACGCTCGGCCGACCGGTCCGCTACCAGCCGGCCAGCGTCGCGGGATACCTGCGCCACCTGCGCCGACGCGACGCTCCCCTGGTCCAGGCGCTGGTGCAGACGGTGCTGCACACCGGCCTGCGGCGAGGGCAGGCCGAAAGGATCGACCCCATGTTGCCGCGCCTGCTCGGGCGGCCGCCCCGCACGCTGCGGCAGTATGTCCAGGAGCATCGGGACCTGTGGCGGTAG
- a CDS encoding DinB family protein codes for MTNARPLDSEELASTAPERELLEAFIDAYRDVIIAKLRGLSEDDARRRLVPSLTTPIGLVTHAAAVERNWFQHCLEQRPREQISGNSSGDDASWQVDPDETVADVIAEYAAVCDRSRRIAAGFALDDTVPHPRLGRVSLRYIYVHMIRELARHCGQADILREQIDGTTGD; via the coding sequence GTGACGAATGCCCGGCCGCTGGACAGCGAGGAACTCGCCAGCACGGCTCCGGAGCGCGAGCTGTTGGAAGCCTTCATCGACGCGTATCGCGATGTCATCATCGCCAAGCTCCGCGGGCTGTCGGAGGATGACGCCCGCCGGCGCCTGGTGCCCTCGCTCACCACGCCCATCGGTCTCGTCACCCACGCCGCCGCCGTTGAGCGGAACTGGTTCCAGCACTGCCTGGAGCAGCGGCCGCGTGAACAAATCAGCGGCAACTCGTCCGGTGACGACGCCAGCTGGCAGGTCGACCCGGACGAGACGGTCGCGGACGTCATCGCGGAGTACGCCGCGGTCTGTGACCGGTCGAGGCGGATCGCAGCCGGCTTCGCCCTCGACGACACCGTGCCGCATCCCCGCCTGGGCAGGGTGTCCCTCCGCTACATCTACGTCCACATGATCCGTGAGTTGGCACGGCACTGCGGCCAGGCCGACATCCTCCGGGAGCAGATCGACGGCACGACCGGCGACTGA
- the katG gene encoding catalase/peroxidase HPI — protein sequence MSDIQDNASSSAQGVDKKEAAGCPVAHDSVTATGSESENPAIDSPTPKTGGRPRTNRDWWPNQLDLSVLHAHSAKGNPLGEGFSYAKEFAKLDVEALKQDIVQVLTTSQDWWPADFGHYGGLMIRMSWHAAGTYRIEDGRGGAGDGGQRFAPLNSWPDNANLDKARRLLWPVKQKYGQKVSWADLLVLAGNVALESMGFKTFGFGFGREDVWEPEEIFWGPEDTWLGDERYASEKEMAPGVGATEMGLIYVNPEGPRGNADPAAAAHFIRETFRRMAMDDEETVALIAGGHTFGKTHGAGPADDHVGPEPEGAPLENQGLGWLSTYGSGKGGDTITSGLEVTWTDVPTQWSNRYFEILFGYEWELTTSPGGAKQWVAKDAEAIIPDAHDPSKKHKPTMLTTDLSLRVDPAYEKISRRFLEHPEEFALAFAKAWYKLLHRDMGPVSRFLGPWVPQPQLWQDPVPAVEHELVSDADVAALKAKALESGLTTAQLVSTAWASAATFRSTDKRGGANGARIRLEPQRGWEVNQPEQLATVLATLEGIQREFNAAGGAQISLADLIVLAGSAAVEKAARDAGVEVTVPFRPGRTDATQEQTDVESFRVLEPRADGFRNYLRAGEKTQPEVLLIDRAYMLDLTAPEMTVLVGGLRALGNNVGGTRHGVLTDRPGVLTTDFFTNLLSPGTRWKASESDEHVYEIRDVTTDEVKWTATAVDLVFGSNSQLRALAEVYASEDAREKFVADFVAAWTKVMELDRFDIA from the coding sequence ATGAGCGACATCCAGGACAACGCCTCATCCAGCGCGCAGGGCGTGGACAAGAAGGAAGCGGCCGGCTGCCCGGTCGCGCACGACTCGGTGACCGCGACCGGCAGCGAGAGCGAGAACCCGGCGATCGACTCGCCGACCCCGAAGACCGGCGGTCGCCCGCGCACCAACCGCGACTGGTGGCCCAACCAGCTCGACCTGTCGGTGCTGCACGCCCACTCGGCCAAGGGCAACCCGCTGGGGGAGGGGTTCAGCTACGCCAAGGAGTTCGCCAAGCTCGACGTCGAGGCCCTCAAGCAGGACATCGTCCAGGTGCTCACCACCTCGCAGGACTGGTGGCCGGCCGACTTCGGCCACTACGGCGGTCTGATGATCCGGATGAGCTGGCACGCGGCCGGCACCTACCGGATCGAGGACGGCCGTGGCGGCGCCGGCGACGGCGGGCAGCGGTTCGCGCCGCTCAACAGCTGGCCCGACAACGCCAACCTCGACAAGGCCCGCCGGCTGCTCTGGCCGGTCAAGCAGAAGTACGGCCAGAAGGTCTCCTGGGCCGACCTGCTGGTGCTCGCCGGCAACGTCGCCCTGGAGTCGATGGGCTTCAAGACCTTCGGCTTCGGCTTCGGCCGGGAGGACGTCTGGGAGCCGGAGGAGATCTTCTGGGGTCCGGAGGACACCTGGCTCGGTGACGAGCGCTACGCCTCCGAGAAGGAGATGGCGCCGGGCGTCGGCGCCACCGAGATGGGTCTCATCTACGTCAACCCGGAGGGTCCCCGCGGCAACGCGGACCCGGCCGCGGCGGCGCACTTCATCCGCGAGACATTCCGCCGGATGGCGATGGACGACGAGGAGACCGTGGCGCTCATCGCCGGCGGTCACACCTTCGGCAAGACCCACGGCGCCGGCCCCGCGGACGACCACGTCGGGCCCGAGCCCGAGGGCGCGCCGCTGGAGAACCAGGGCCTGGGCTGGCTGAGCACGTACGGCAGCGGCAAGGGTGGGGACACCATCACCAGTGGCCTCGAGGTCACCTGGACCGACGTGCCGACGCAGTGGAGCAACCGGTACTTCGAGATCCTCTTCGGCTACGAGTGGGAGCTGACCACCAGCCCGGGTGGCGCGAAGCAGTGGGTCGCCAAGGACGCCGAGGCGATCATCCCGGACGCCCACGACCCGTCGAAGAAGCACAAGCCGACGATGCTCACCACCGACCTGTCGCTCCGCGTCGACCCGGCGTACGAGAAGATCTCGCGCCGCTTCCTGGAGCACCCCGAAGAGTTCGCGCTCGCGTTCGCCAAGGCCTGGTACAAGCTGCTGCACCGCGACATGGGCCCGGTCAGCCGGTTCCTCGGGCCGTGGGTCCCGCAGCCCCAGCTGTGGCAGGACCCGGTGCCGGCCGTCGAGCACGAGCTGGTCAGCGACGCCGACGTCGCCGCCCTGAAGGCCAAGGCGCTCGAGTCGGGCCTCACCACCGCCCAGCTGGTCTCCACCGCCTGGGCCTCGGCCGCCACCTTCCGCTCGACCGACAAGCGGGGCGGCGCCAACGGCGCCCGGATCCGCCTCGAACCGCAGCGCGGCTGGGAGGTCAACCAGCCCGAGCAGCTGGCGACCGTCCTGGCGACGCTCGAAGGCATCCAGCGGGAGTTCAACGCCGCCGGTGGCGCGCAGATCTCCCTCGCCGACCTGATCGTGCTGGCCGGCTCGGCCGCCGTCGAGAAGGCGGCACGGGACGCCGGCGTCGAGGTGACCGTGCCGTTCCGGCCGGGCCGCACCGACGCCACGCAGGAGCAGACCGACGTCGAGTCGTTCCGGGTCCTGGAGCCGCGCGCCGACGGGTTCCGCAACTACCTGCGGGCCGGCGAGAAGACCCAGCCGGAAGTCCTGCTCATCGACCGGGCGTACATGCTCGACCTGACCGCGCCGGAGATGACCGTCCTCGTCGGCGGCCTGCGCGCCCTCGGCAACAACGTCGGCGGCACCCGGCACGGCGTCCTCACCGACCGGCCGGGCGTGCTCACCACCGACTTCTTCACCAACCTGCTCTCCCCGGGCACCCGGTGGAAGGCGTCGGAGTCCGACGAGCACGTGTACGAGATCCGGGACGTGACCACCGACGAGGTCAAGTGGACCGCCACCGCGGTCGACCTCGTCTTCGGGTCGAACTCCCAGCTGCGTGCCCTCGCCGAGGTCTACGCCAGCGAGGACGCGCGGGAGAAGTTCGTGGCGGACTTCGTCGCCGCCTGGACGAAGGTCATGGAACTCGACCGGTTCGACATCGCCTGA
- a CDS encoding nitroreductase/quinone reductase family protein — MASSSRPPVQRIRPPKAPYRVVNRVMRWLLSTPSRARRVGRHLLLLHVTGRRTGRELVFPVAYRQAGGGELLVLTNSPWRVNLRDRPDVAVTLLGRRRAARARLVEEPERVAEVYHRLIEEVGHQRAGRRMGIRINVPRTPTHEELADAARRDGLALVYLDLTGEQR, encoded by the coding sequence ATGGCTTCTTCCTCCCGGCCGCCCGTGCAGCGGATCCGGCCTCCCAAGGCCCCGTACCGGGTCGTCAACCGCGTCATGCGCTGGCTGCTGTCCACACCGTCCCGGGCCCGTCGGGTGGGCCGGCACCTGCTGCTGCTGCACGTGACCGGGCGGCGCACCGGCCGCGAGCTGGTGTTCCCCGTGGCGTACCGGCAGGCCGGCGGCGGGGAGCTGCTGGTGCTGACGAACTCGCCGTGGCGGGTCAACCTGCGCGACCGACCGGACGTCGCGGTGACCCTCCTCGGCCGCCGCCGGGCCGCCCGGGCGCGGCTCGTCGAGGAACCGGAGCGCGTCGCGGAGGTCTACCACCGCCTGATCGAGGAGGTGGGACACCAGCGGGCGGGCCGACGGATGGGCATCCGGATCAACGTGCCCCGGACACCGACCCACGAGGAACTCGCCGACGCGGCCCGTCGGGACGGGCTCGCGCTGGTCTATCTCGACCTGACGGGTGAGCAGCGATGA
- a CDS encoding saccharopine dehydrogenase family protein: MDPLVIYGATGYAGRLVAQLAVQRGLRPVLAGRNPHRLAALGLDTPVHAASLDDPAALDRLLADAAVLVNAAGPFAATQRPLLDACVRTGTHYLDLAGEAAEFLDVQRRHDELVRAGVMAMPGVGFGVVPTDAVAVHLAGRLPSARRLELSFVTTGQVSQGTLGTLLAGLGDAGVQRRDGRLVPVRAGTAQRRIRPDGRPVRVVVNPWRADVVSAGRSTGIPDVSTFFAVPAPLRLALRVAPAAPWLLGSSAGRRVRAALLRRVPEGPTPAQLDAGSSLVHGLAVDAAGAVAEAVLRGPDPYRYSAYTAVELLARTAAGAARPGFRTPAEVHGPDVALTTPGTVLRDLR; encoded by the coding sequence ATGGACCCGCTCGTCATCTACGGCGCCACCGGCTACGCCGGTCGGCTCGTCGCCCAGCTCGCCGTCCAGCGCGGGCTCCGTCCCGTGCTCGCCGGCCGCAACCCCCACCGGCTGGCCGCCCTGGGGCTCGACACCCCCGTGCACGCGGCGTCGCTGGACGACCCGGCGGCGCTGGACCGGCTGCTCGCCGACGCGGCCGTGCTGGTGAACGCGGCGGGACCCTTCGCCGCGACCCAGCGCCCGTTGCTGGACGCCTGCGTCCGCACCGGCACCCACTATCTGGACCTCGCCGGTGAGGCGGCCGAGTTCCTCGACGTGCAGCGGCGGCACGACGAGCTGGTGCGCGCCGGCGTCATGGCGATGCCCGGCGTCGGCTTCGGGGTCGTACCGACCGACGCGGTGGCCGTGCACCTCGCCGGCCGGCTGCCCTCGGCACGTCGGCTGGAACTGTCGTTCGTGACCACCGGGCAGGTGTCCCAGGGCACCCTCGGCACGCTCCTGGCGGGTCTGGGCGACGCCGGGGTGCAACGCCGCGACGGACGCCTGGTGCCCGTCCGGGCCGGCACCGCGCAGCGCCGGATCCGTCCCGACGGCCGGCCGGTACGGGTCGTGGTGAACCCGTGGCGGGCCGACGTGGTCTCCGCGGGGCGGTCCACCGGGATCCCCGACGTGTCGACGTTCTTCGCCGTGCCGGCCCCGCTGCGGCTGGCGCTGCGGGTCGCCCCCGCCGCGCCGTGGCTGCTCGGCTCGTCCGCCGGTCGCCGGGTACGGGCCGCCCTGCTGCGCCGGGTGCCCGAGGGACCGACCCCCGCCCAGCTCGACGCCGGCAGCAGCCTGGTGCACGGGCTCGCCGTCGACGCCGCCGGCGCGGTGGCCGAGGCGGTGCTGCGCGGGCCGGACCCGTACCGGTACAGCGCCTACACGGCGGTGGAGCTGCTGGCGCGGACCGCGGCCGGCGCCGCCCGCCCGGGCTTCCGTACCCCGGCGGAGGTGCACGGGCCGGACGTGGCGCTGACCACGCCGGGCACCGTCCTGCGGGACCTGCGGTGA
- a CDS encoding AAA family ATPase, with translation MLPGSCLTDDPTQLDVAADLLALLRDTATETRADPQLEALTLAVAADLPVLLWGEPGIGKTAALTQLAAALELPLTTVIASVHEPSDFSGLPVVGDDPAAQGVPMAPPDWAVRLVRAGRGLLFLDELSTAPPAVQAALLRLVLERRVGSLRLPAQVRIVAAANPRSSAADGWELSPPLANRFVHLQWAHDHEVVVRGLAGTWPRATLPRLDPARLPDAVAFARRAVCGLLSARPTLVHRLPTGEANRGGAWPSPRSWEMTLRLIAFATAAGTSREVLSMLVRGTVGDGPGLELLASLDRLDLPDPEVLLADPDAAALPERGDLRQAVLDAVVEAVRRRPDRARWDGAWRVLARAVETGAPDLVVVPAATLARLRQEDWDVPPSIERLAGTVTLSRRADEVAAGVTAVAGTGR, from the coding sequence ATGCTTCCTGGCTCCTGCCTGACCGACGACCCGACGCAGCTCGATGTCGCCGCCGACCTGCTCGCGCTGCTGCGCGACACCGCCACCGAAACCCGCGCCGACCCGCAACTGGAGGCCCTGACCCTCGCGGTGGCGGCCGACCTGCCGGTGCTGCTGTGGGGCGAGCCGGGCATCGGCAAGACCGCCGCGCTGACGCAGCTCGCCGCCGCCCTGGAGCTGCCGCTGACGACGGTGATCGCCAGCGTCCACGAGCCGTCCGACTTCTCGGGCCTGCCGGTCGTCGGCGACGACCCCGCCGCCCAGGGCGTCCCGATGGCGCCACCGGACTGGGCGGTGCGCCTGGTCCGCGCCGGCCGCGGCCTGCTGTTCCTGGACGAACTGTCGACCGCGCCGCCCGCCGTGCAGGCCGCCCTGCTCCGCCTCGTCCTCGAACGGCGCGTCGGCAGCCTGCGCCTGCCGGCGCAGGTGCGGATCGTGGCCGCCGCCAATCCGCGCAGCTCGGCGGCCGACGGCTGGGAGCTGAGCCCACCGCTGGCCAACCGGTTCGTGCACCTCCAGTGGGCCCACGACCACGAGGTCGTCGTACGCGGCCTGGCCGGCACCTGGCCCCGCGCGACCCTGCCGCGCCTCGACCCGGCGCGACTGCCGGACGCGGTCGCCTTCGCCCGCCGTGCCGTGTGCGGACTCCTCTCGGCCCGACCGACGCTGGTGCACCGGCTGCCCACCGGCGAGGCCAACCGTGGCGGCGCGTGGCCGTCGCCCCGCAGCTGGGAGATGACGCTGCGGCTGATCGCCTTCGCCACCGCCGCCGGCACCTCCCGGGAGGTCCTGTCGATGCTGGTGAGGGGCACCGTGGGGGACGGACCGGGCCTGGAGCTGCTGGCGAGTCTCGACCGGCTGGACCTGCCCGACCCCGAGGTGCTGCTGGCCGACCCGGACGCCGCCGCGCTGCCCGAGCGGGGCGACCTGCGCCAGGCCGTGCTGGACGCCGTGGTGGAGGCGGTGCGCCGACGCCCGGACCGGGCCCGCTGGGACGGGGCGTGGCGGGTGCTGGCCCGCGCGGTGGAGACGGGCGCCCCCGACCTGGTGGTCGTACCCGCCGCCACCCTCGCCCGGCTCCGGCAGGAGGACTGGGACGTGCCCCCGTCGATCGAGCGCCTCGCCGGTACGGTCACCCTGTCCCGGCGGGCCGACGAGGTGGCGGCCGGGGTCACCGCGGTCGCGGGCACCGGCCGATGA
- a CDS encoding vWA domain-containing protein produces MSPAQATLDREKLFTARLHAARVRPYLATALFALHVVESRRVPTMAVDRHWRCYVSPVFVARTPVAELAGVWVHEVSHLLRDHHGRGDRVAREQGLTGPGERLRMNIAADCEINDDAYGEGLTRPAGAVEPRTLRLPEGQLMEDYLRQFRLGPRTQDWAWLDCGSGADGLDREWDLGPDGAHGLTAQERDAVRFRVAEGITGRPGNVPQGWRRWAEEAFHPPQPWRDLLGAAVRSAVSAAGVGEDYTYGRPARRSAGLPGVVLPALRRRPPRVCVIIDTSGSVSDAELGSALLEVAAITRAVGGRRDLVSALPCDAAADTVLTLCRAEDIPLIGGGGTDLRTGFARALRDRPAPDAIVVLTDGQTPWPVSRPACRTVVGLFPRARRWNEDDPDHVPDSPPEWARVVTIGAGPAAR; encoded by the coding sequence ATGAGCCCCGCGCAGGCGACCCTGGACCGGGAGAAGCTCTTCACCGCCCGGCTGCACGCCGCCCGGGTGCGTCCCTACCTGGCGACGGCGCTCTTCGCCCTGCACGTGGTCGAGTCGCGGCGGGTGCCGACGATGGCGGTGGACCGCCACTGGCGGTGCTACGTCTCACCCGTGTTCGTGGCCCGCACACCCGTGGCGGAACTCGCCGGGGTGTGGGTGCACGAGGTCTCGCACCTGCTGCGGGACCACCACGGGCGCGGCGACCGGGTCGCGCGGGAACAGGGGCTGACCGGGCCGGGGGAGCGGCTGCGGATGAACATCGCCGCGGACTGCGAGATCAACGACGACGCGTACGGCGAGGGGCTGACCCGGCCCGCAGGGGCCGTCGAACCGCGTACCCTGCGGCTACCCGAGGGGCAGCTGATGGAGGACTACCTGCGGCAGTTCCGGCTCGGGCCCCGTACCCAGGACTGGGCCTGGCTGGACTGCGGCAGCGGCGCCGACGGCCTGGACCGCGAGTGGGACCTCGGCCCGGACGGCGCGCACGGCCTCACCGCGCAGGAACGCGACGCGGTGCGGTTCCGGGTGGCCGAGGGCATCACCGGCCGACCGGGAAACGTGCCGCAGGGCTGGCGGCGGTGGGCGGAGGAGGCGTTCCATCCGCCGCAGCCGTGGCGGGACCTGTTGGGCGCGGCGGTCCGCTCCGCGGTGTCGGCCGCCGGGGTGGGCGAGGACTACACCTACGGCCGGCCGGCGCGGCGCTCCGCCGGGCTGCCCGGCGTCGTCCTGCCGGCGCTGCGTCGTCGGCCGCCGCGGGTCTGCGTCATCATCGACACCTCCGGCTCGGTCAGCGACGCCGAACTGGGCAGCGCGCTGCTCGAGGTGGCCGCGATCACCCGGGCCGTCGGCGGTCGCCGTGACCTGGTCAGCGCGCTGCCCTGCGACGCCGCCGCCGACACGGTGCTGACGCTGTGCCGCGCCGAGGACATCCCGCTGATCGGGGGCGGCGGCACCGACCTGCGTACCGGATTCGCCCGGGCGCTGCGGGACAGGCCGGCGCCCGACGCCATCGTCGTGCTGACCGACGGGCAGACGCCCTGGCCGGTCTCGCGGCCGGCGTGCCGGACGGTCGTCGGCCTGTTTCCCCGGGCCCGCCGGTGGAACGAGGACGATCCCGACCACGTGCCGGATTCCCCGCCGGAATGGGCGCGGGTGGTCACCATCGGGGCCGGTCCCGCCGCCCGGTGA
- a CDS encoding Fur family transcriptional regulator — protein sequence MTSDFEAQLRALSLRVTRPRLAVLAALRDRPHADTDTVIALVRADQPTVSHQAVYDVLRALTDAGLVRRIQPARATARYELRVGDNHHHVVCRSCGVIADVDCAVGHAPCLTASDDHGFVVDEAEVVYWGTCPDCATDRTSH from the coding sequence ATGACGTCCGACTTCGAGGCGCAGCTGCGGGCGCTCTCGTTGCGCGTGACCCGGCCACGGTTGGCGGTGCTCGCGGCGCTGCGTGACCGCCCGCACGCCGACACCGACACGGTGATCGCGCTGGTGCGGGCCGACCAGCCCACCGTCTCCCACCAGGCGGTCTACGACGTGCTGCGGGCGCTCACCGACGCCGGGCTGGTCCGGCGCATCCAACCCGCCCGGGCCACCGCCCGCTACGAGCTGCGGGTGGGCGACAACCACCACCACGTCGTGTGCCGCTCCTGCGGTGTCATCGCCGACGTCGACTGCGCCGTCGGCCACGCCCCCTGTCTCACCGCCTCCGACGACCACGGCTTCGTGGTCGACGAGGCGGAGGTCGTCTACTGGGGCACCTGCCCCGACTGCGCGACCGACCGCACGTCCCACTGA
- a CDS encoding TetR/AcrR family transcriptional regulator: MDRTTDPRVRRTRAAVITAALGLLTERGLAGTTIEAVAERSGVAKTTIYRHWDGQGALVLDAFDTVRRAPVDPDTGTLRGDLLDLVTGLAGALSTGPAAGLMFALIDAAERDPQLAALHRREAEARHAVILHAITRGIARGELPADTDPADVLDQLAGPLFHRRAVSGATLDAAFAERVVDGVLAAYAGRDSQGLSCRSRQVGNGTSAG; the protein is encoded by the coding sequence ATGGACCGGACAACCGATCCACGGGTACGGCGTACCCGCGCCGCGGTCATCACGGCGGCTCTCGGCCTGCTCACCGAGCGGGGCCTGGCCGGCACCACCATCGAGGCCGTCGCGGAGCGGTCCGGGGTCGCGAAGACGACGATCTACCGCCACTGGGACGGGCAGGGCGCCCTGGTGCTGGACGCGTTCGACACCGTCCGGCGGGCGCCCGTCGACCCCGACACCGGCACGCTCCGCGGTGACCTGCTCGACCTGGTCACCGGCCTCGCCGGGGCGCTGTCCACCGGCCCGGCGGCGGGGCTGATGTTCGCGCTGATCGACGCCGCCGAGCGGGACCCGCAGCTCGCCGCCCTGCACCGCCGGGAGGCCGAAGCCCGGCACGCCGTGATCCTGCACGCCATCACGCGGGGCATCGCCCGGGGTGAGCTGCCCGCCGACACCGACCCGGCCGACGTGCTCGACCAGCTGGCCGGTCCACTCTTCCACCGCCGCGCCGTCTCCGGGGCGACCCTCGACGCCGCCTTCGCCGAGCGGGTGGTCGACGGGGTGCTCGCCGCGTACGCGGGCCGCGACAGCCAGGGCCTGTCCTGCCGATCCCGACAGGTCGGGAACGGAACGTCAGCGGGCTAG
- a CDS encoding SRPBCC family protein produces the protein MTAPAWPAGLEPARTPLHVRNEAWVPLPPEAVWARLVDATAWPSWYANARRVVLAGAAELGPGVRFRWTTLHVRVSCVVDRWEPGRVLGWTGRALGSSGHHRWVLVPEAGGTRVVTEETQAGPVPRLARRWLSRSLRHWHQRWLDGIAPSR, from the coding sequence GTGACCGCACCCGCGTGGCCAGCCGGTCTCGAACCGGCCCGGACCCCCCTTCACGTCCGTAACGAGGCGTGGGTGCCGCTGCCGCCCGAGGCGGTCTGGGCGCGCCTGGTCGACGCGACCGCCTGGCCGTCCTGGTACGCCAACGCGCGCCGGGTCGTCCTCGCCGGCGCGGCCGAGCTGGGCCCCGGCGTCCGGTTCCGCTGGACCACGCTGCACGTGCGGGTGAGCTGTGTGGTGGACCGGTGGGAGCCCGGCCGGGTGCTCGGCTGGACGGGCCGGGCCCTCGGCTCGTCGGGACATCACCGGTGGGTGCTCGTGCCGGAGGCGGGTGGCACCCGGGTGGTGACGGAGGAGACCCAGGCGGGGCCGGTGCCCCGGTTGGCCCGCCGGTGGTTGAGCAGGTCGCTGCGGCACTGGCACCAGCGGTGGCTGGACGGCATCGCGCCGTCGCGCTGA
- a CDS encoding DUF2277 domain-containing protein: protein MCRNIRVLHNFAPPATDDEIEAAALQYVRKVSGATRPSAANEEAFDEAVRAVTAATRTLLESLVTKAPARDREVEAAKARARAAERYGRPASAPS, encoded by the coding sequence ATGTGCAGGAACATCCGCGTGCTCCACAACTTCGCACCGCCGGCGACCGACGACGAGATCGAGGCCGCCGCCCTCCAGTACGTGCGGAAGGTCAGCGGCGCGACCCGGCCCTCCGCGGCCAACGAGGAGGCGTTCGACGAAGCGGTCCGCGCCGTCACCGCCGCCACCCGGACCCTGCTGGAGAGCCTCGTGACGAAGGCGCCCGCCCGCGACCGGGAGGTGGAGGCGGCGAAGGCCCGGGCCCGCGCCGCCGAGCGGTACGGCCGACCGGCGTCCGCGCCGAGCTGA